Genomic DNA from Bacteroides zhangwenhongii:
AAACACTGATTGAAGCCCAATCTTGCGGTTGCCTGCCTGTTTCGTTCGGCAACAGCGGGCAAGCAGACATCATCCGCCATAAAGAGAATGGATACTTGGCTGACTATCAGTCGGCGGAAAGTCTGGCCGACGGAATAAAATGGGGACTTACCGAAGGGAAAGAACGGGTGTCACCGGAAACAATGAGAAACGAAGTAATGACTAAATATTCGGGCAAGGTAGTAGCCGGACAATATATCAATCTGTATACAAACCTGCTGGCAAGCAAACTTTAGAAAATGAGAATACTGATTATTAATACTTCTGAGAAGATGGGCGGTCCGGCCGTTGCGGCAAGCCGTCTGATGGAATCGCTGAAAAACAACGGTATCAAAGCTAAAATGTTGGTACGTGACAAACAGACCGACCAGATTAGTGTTGTCGGGTTGAACAGAAGCTGGTTGCAAGTATGGAAATTCATGTGGGAACGTCTTGTCATCTGGAGTGCCAACCGTTTTCACCGGAATCATATGTTTGATGTAGATATAGCGAATACCGGCACGGACATTACGTCACTTCCGGAGTTCCGTCAGGCGGATGTCATCCACCTTCACTGGGTCAATCAGGGAATGCTCTCATTGAAAGATATCCGAAAGATATTGTCATCCGGCAAGCCTGTAGTATGGACAATGCATGATATGTGGCCTTGTACCGGTATCTGCCACTATGCACGGGAATGTACCAAATACCGGAAGGAATGCCATCACTGCCCCTATATATATAAGGAAGGAGGCCGGAAGGATCTGTCATATCGCACTTTCCGCAACAAACAAGAACTTTATGCTCATGCCCCGATTCATTTCGTCACTTGCAGTCATTGGCTGAAAGAACAAGCACAAAGTAGTGCATTGCTTGCAGGAAAAGAGATTGTCAATATTCCGAACGCCATTAACACGAATCTCTTCAAACCACAAAAGAAGGAGGAGGCACGTACGAAATGTATGTTGCCGCAAAACAAAAAACTAATTCTGTTCGGTTCGGTAAAGATTACCGATAAGCGGAAAGGAGTCGAATATTTAATTGAGTCCTGCAAAATGCTGGCAGAAAAACATCCGGAATGGAAAGATTCATTGGAGGTAGTTGCGTTCGGCAACCAATCCCAACAGTTACAGGCTCTGCTTCCCTTTCGTGTACACTCACTTCCTTACATCAAGAATGAGCATGAATTAGTGAATATATACAACTCAGTAGATATTTTCGCCATCCCGTCGCTGGAAGAGAATCTGCCTAACATGATTATGGAAGCGATGGCATGCGGAGTGCCGTGCGTAGGATTCAATGTAGGCGGCATTCCCGAAATGATAGACCATCTGCACAATGGCTACGTGGCACAATACAAGTCTTCGGAAGATTTTGCCAACGGTATTCACTGGATATTGACAGAACCGGAATACAGCGAACTCTCAGAACAAGCCCGCCGCAAGGTATTGGGTAACTATTCGGAGAGTATCGTTGCCAAAAGATATACGGATATCTATAACAAAATAACAGGAAAATATGCATAGCGTCCATCCCACTCCGAAATTCTCAATCATCACGGTAACATACAACGCCGAGAAGGTATTGGAGGACACCATTCTAAGTGTCATCTCACAAACCTATCATCACGTCGAATATATTATCGTAGACGGGGGATCTGAAGATAAGACCTTATCTATCATCGACCGGTACCGTTCGCGGATACACACTGTCGTCAGCGAGCCGGACAAAGGATTATACGACGCCATGAATAAAGGAATCTCTCTTGCCACCGGTGATTACCTTTGCTTTCTGAACGCAGGCGACTGCTTCCACGAAGATAATACATTACAGCAAATGATACATACCATCATCGGCAACGAACTTCCTGATGTACTTTATGGAGAAACAGCCATCGTAGACAAGAACGGTCATTTCCTACGTATGCGCAGGCTATCCGCTCCGGAGACTTTAACGTGGAAAAGCTTTAAACAAGGGATGTTGGTCTGCCATCAGGCATTCTTCCCCCGCCACACGTTGGTAGAGCCGTATGATTTGCAGTACCGTTTCTCCGCTGACTTCGACTGGTGCATCCGCATCATGAAAAAAGCACGTACTTTGCACAACACTCACCTGACAATCATCGACTATCTGGACGAGGGCATGACCACCCGGAACCGGAAAGCATCCCTCAAAGAGAGATTCCGCATTATGGCAAAGCATTATGGATGGAGCAGTACCACGATACATCATGCATGGTTTGTGTTCCGAGCGGTTATCCATCGGTAGCCTAAAGCATAACAGGCAACGCAAGCAACTGATACATCAGCGTTCGTGCCATGCGTATCTGTCCTTTCGTGCTGGGATGCAAACGGTCATATCCCGCATCGTAGAAATAAATCAGTTGTTCTTCCACCATCGGATTCAATCCGGTCACCGCATTAAGATCAATCACGGGGACTCCCCACACATTGCCGGCCTCTTTAACAGCCTGCACGTAGGCATCCACATATTCGCCACAACTGTTCTGGTAGTTTTCATCCGGTTGCACATTCGTTTCTCCAAAATTGGCCAGTGAACGGTGCAACGGGGTCAACAACACAATCTGCTTGTCCGGGAAGAGTTGTTTCAGTCTATTGATTCCTATGTTGATACGTCCCTTATACGTGCTTCCATCCATTATAGGAGTACGTTTCTTACGGGTTTCCAGCTTTTGGGTTTGTCCACGGGCTGCCATCACTTGTTCTTCTGTTTCCATAAACCATTCTCCAATAGGTACACCGCCATTAAAATCATTCGTACCCATCAAAATCACGATAGCATCTACTTCTCCGCCGTGTTCTTTCTTCAGTTGCTCGGCTTGCCGGGGCACATCATTCCATTGCCTGCCACTGATACCATATACATAAGGAGTGATTCCCAGCCATTCCTGCAGAAAATCCCAGTATTTCTTTATCTTGTCACCATAACAGTTGGGATCTGTAATAGAGTCTCCCAAATATCCCACTCTTTTTCCTTGCCACGGGTGCCGTATGCATCCATTATTCGTTTCAACAGAGTTTGCCACTTTAGAAGATTGATTCTGTCCGCACAGAAAAGAGGAACAGAAAAACAGGAGGATACATGTGAGTAATAATTTGCTTTTCATCGGTATCATACATTAAATGAGAGATTTGTATTTAATATTCGACAAAAATAACTCAAAAAATGTAGTTTCAATCAATTTGGGCGATCAATCTCATCCATACAACCGGATATATAAACATATTCCTATTTGACTATTCTTGCTAAAATGCAAGTTTACAGTCTTTTTTCAACCAAGTTATCATTGAGTTTTACAGCTAAAACCCTATCTTTGCCACAAACTAAAAGAAAAATTGGATGTTTAACTCATTTTCATTCCATAAGGATTCCGTTCTGTAAATAATCTGTAAACCTTCCCCTCATTACAGATTATCCCTTATGTTTTCTGACATACTCTTGTCAGAGTTACTTTCTATATCTAAATTTTTAAACTACCAAAACATTAAAACAATGAGTAACGATTTTAAATCAATCCACGAATTCGATTTTACACTGATATGTAATTACTTCAAGGCATTAAAACGTCAAGGTCCCGGAAGTCCTGAAGTCACACAAAAAGCCGTAAGCTTCATCAACGAACTGTCCGACAAGGCACGAATAGCCGACATTGGCTGTGGCACAGGCGGTCAGACAATGGCATTAGCCAACTATACGAAAGGACAAATTACAGGTATCGACCTTTTCCCCGACTTTATCGAGCTATTCAACAAAAATGCAATAGAAGCCCATTGTGAAGACAGAGTAAAGGGTATCGTCGGCTCCATGGACGCTCTGCCGTTTCAAGAGGAAGAACTCGATCTGATCTGGTCCGAAGGCGCTATCTATAACATAGGATTCGAACGCGGTATGAACGAATGGAACAAATTCCTGAAAAAGAACGGATTTATCGCTGTAACGGAAGCCTCCTGGTTCACCCCTGAACGTCCCTCCGAAATAGAAGACTTCTGGATGGCCAATTACCCGGAAATCGATACGATCCCAAGAAAGATAATGCAAATGGAAAAAGCAGGATATATCCCGACAGCCCATTTCATTTTACCGGAAAATTGCTGGACCGAGCATTTCTATGCTCCCCAGCTCCCGGTTCAGGAAGCTTTCTTAAAGGAATATGCAGGAAATGAAGCAGCCGCAGACCTCATCACCGGACAACGGTATGAAGAGAGCCTATATAATAAGTATAAAGAATACTACGGCTACGTATTCTATATAGGACAAAAATCTAATGGGCGAAACGCCTACGGATTATAGGAGAGCTTTTGGCAAAGTTCCCTAAAATAGACAAATGGAATATGGACTTTGAGGATTGGGAGAAAATATTAAGAATCGAGTGCAGGGACATCTCTGCACTCGAAATATCGGAAGTACTCCGGAACAATCATATTTTTGCCACCGAACTGGAATAAAACCGGGAAGAGAAAACCTCTCAAACTCCCAACAGCTGTTTCAATTCAGCCACTCCTTCAGAAGCTCCCTTCTGAATTACATGTATCGAACGGGAAGTATGCGTATCTACCGGTTTCGGATCAATCAGATACACCTCTGCTCCTCTCGGTACATAATGAAGCAACCCCGCTGCAGGATATACATTAAGCGACGTACCGATAATAACGAAAATATCCGCTTTCTCCACATATTGGATGGCTGTTTCAATTTCCGGCACAGCTTCTCCAAACCATACGATAAAAGGTCGCAATTGAGTGCCGTCGCCTGCCTTGTCCCCCATCTTCACTTCATATTCTTCCGGTTTCAGCTCTTTTATGTAATGGGGATTATGAGGATCTCTACTGGAACACACTTTCGTCAGTTCGCCATGCAGATGAATGATATGGCTGCTCCCGGCACGTTCATGCAAGTTAT
This window encodes:
- a CDS encoding glycosyltransferase family 4 protein translates to MRILIINTSEKMGGPAVAASRLMESLKNNGIKAKMLVRDKQTDQISVVGLNRSWLQVWKFMWERLVIWSANRFHRNHMFDVDIANTGTDITSLPEFRQADVIHLHWVNQGMLSLKDIRKILSSGKPVVWTMHDMWPCTGICHYARECTKYRKECHHCPYIYKEGGRKDLSYRTFRNKQELYAHAPIHFVTCSHWLKEQAQSSALLAGKEIVNIPNAINTNLFKPQKKEEARTKCMLPQNKKLILFGSVKITDKRKGVEYLIESCKMLAEKHPEWKDSLEVVAFGNQSQQLQALLPFRVHSLPYIKNEHELVNIYNSVDIFAIPSLEENLPNMIMEAMACGVPCVGFNVGGIPEMIDHLHNGYVAQYKSSEDFANGIHWILTEPEYSELSEQARRKVLGNYSESIVAKRYTDIYNKITGKYA
- a CDS encoding glycosyltransferase family 2 protein; translation: MHSVHPTPKFSIITVTYNAEKVLEDTILSVISQTYHHVEYIIVDGGSEDKTLSIIDRYRSRIHTVVSEPDKGLYDAMNKGISLATGDYLCFLNAGDCFHEDNTLQQMIHTIIGNELPDVLYGETAIVDKNGHFLRMRRLSAPETLTWKSFKQGMLVCHQAFFPRHTLVEPYDLQYRFSADFDWCIRIMKKARTLHNTHLTIIDYLDEGMTTRNRKASLKERFRIMAKHYGWSSTTIHHAWFVFRAVIHR
- a CDS encoding SGNH/GDSL hydrolase family protein — translated: MKSKLLLTCILLFFCSSFLCGQNQSSKVANSVETNNGCIRHPWQGKRVGYLGDSITDPNCYGDKIKKYWDFLQEWLGITPYVYGISGRQWNDVPRQAEQLKKEHGGEVDAIVILMGTNDFNGGVPIGEWFMETEEQVMAARGQTQKLETRKKRTPIMDGSTYKGRINIGINRLKQLFPDKQIVLLTPLHRSLANFGETNVQPDENYQNSCGEYVDAYVQAVKEAGNVWGVPVIDLNAVTGLNPMVEEQLIYFYDAGYDRLHPSTKGQIRMARTLMYQLLALPVML
- a CDS encoding class I SAM-dependent methyltransferase, giving the protein MSNDFKSIHEFDFTLICNYFKALKRQGPGSPEVTQKAVSFINELSDKARIADIGCGTGGQTMALANYTKGQITGIDLFPDFIELFNKNAIEAHCEDRVKGIVGSMDALPFQEEELDLIWSEGAIYNIGFERGMNEWNKFLKKNGFIAVTEASWFTPERPSEIEDFWMANYPEIDTIPRKIMQMEKAGYIPTAHFILPENCWTEHFYAPQLPVQEAFLKEYAGNEAAADLITGQRYEESLYNKYKEYYGYVFYIGQKSNGRNAYGL
- a CDS encoding SIR2 family NAD-dependent protein deacylase, which gives rise to MKNLVVLTGAGMSAESGISTFRDAGGLWDKYPVEQVATPEGYQRDPALVINFYNERRKQLLEVRPNRGHELLAELEKNFHVTVVTQNIDNLHERAGSSHIIHLHGELTKVCSSRDPHNPHYIKELKPEEYEVKMGDKAGDGTQLRPFIVWFGEAVPEIETAIQYVEKADIFVIIGTSLNVYPAAGLLHYVPRGAEVYLIDPKPVDTHTSRSIHVIQKGASEGVAELKQLLGV